One Manihot esculenta cultivar AM560-2 chromosome 6, M.esculenta_v8, whole genome shotgun sequence DNA segment encodes these proteins:
- the LOC110617287 gene encoding leucine-rich repeat receptor-like serine/threonine-protein kinase RGI4: MPVNPWIFFSFSILSFVLLVPFPSTTFAVNQQGETLLSWKRSFNGLPEVLSDWEASDETPCRWFGITCNFNNQVVALELRYVDLFGNVPSNFTSLFSLKKLILSGTNLTGPIPKEIGALSQLTSLDLSDNALTGEIPSELCNLLELEELYLNSNELEGSIPIEIGNLTSLKWLILYDNQLSGGLSYTIGKLKNLQVIRAGGNKNLEGPLPQEIGNCSNLVLLGLAETSISGFLPPSLGFLKKLQTIAIYTSLLSGQIPPELGYCTQLENIYLYENSLTGAIPNTLGNLPNLKNLLLWQNNLVGIIPPELGNCNQMLVIDISMNSLTGAIPQSFGNLTQLQELQLSVNQISGEIPSQLGNCQKITHIELDNNQITGAIPPELGNLSNLTLLFLWQNKLEGNIPTSISNCHNLEAIDLSQNGLMGPIPKGIFQLKQLNKLLLLSNNLSGEIPPEIGNCSSLIRFRANNNKLTGSIPPEIGNLRNLNFLDLGSNHLTGVIPEEFSGCQNLTFLDLHSNSISGNLPQSLSQLVSLQLVDFSDNLIEGTLSPSLGSLRSLTKLVLAENRFSGSIPNQLGSCSKLQLLDLSSNRLSGNIPSSVAKIPSLEITLNLSCNQLTGEIPEEFTELDKLGILDLSYNQLSGDLRYLANLQNLVVLNVSHNNLSGRIPDTPFFSKLPLSVLSGNPELCFSGNQCSNANGKRTKHATAARVAMVVLLCTACALLLAALYIIIGGKRRRHGSHDCNMDGDTDIEMGPPWEVTVYQKLDLSIEDVARSLSAGNVVGRGRSGVVYKVTLPSGTTVAVKRFKSSEKIAAASFSSEIATLARIRHRNIVRLLGWGANRKTKLLFYDYLSNGTVGELLHEGSVGLIEWETRFKIALGVAEGLAYLHHDCVPAILHRDVKAQNILLGDRYEACLADFGLARLVEDEQGSFSANPQFAGSYGYMAPEYACMMKITEKSDVYSFGVVLLEIITGKKPVDPSFPEGQHVIQWVREHLKSKKDPVEILDQKLQGHQDTQIQEMLQALGISLLCTSNRADDRPTMKDVAALLREIRHEPAGGSEAHKPTTNKSTKATETTPSYSSSSVTPAQLLMLQSSSHCSLAYSSPSASYSSQNQ, encoded by the exons ATGCCTGTAAATCCATggatcttcttctccttctctatCCTCTCTTTTGTCCTTCTAGTCCCTTTTCCTTCTACAACTTTCGCCGTTAATCAACAAGGGGAAACTCTTCTGTCATGGAAGAGAAGCTTCAACGGATTGCCTGAGGTCTTGAGTGATTGGGAGGCTAGCGATGAAACTCCCTGCAGATGGTTTGGAATTACTTGCAATTTTAACAATCAAGTGGTGGCATTGGAATTGAGGTATGTAGATTTGTTTGGAAATGTTCCTTCCAATTTCACCTCGCTGTTTTCTTTGAAAAAGCTCATCTTATCTGGAACCAACCTTACCGGTCCCATCCCCAAAGAGATTGGTGCTCTTTCCCAGTTGACAAGCTTGGACTTGAGCGACAATGCTTTGACAGGTGAAATCCCAAGTGAGCTCTGTAACTTGCTCGAGCTGGAAGAACTATATCTCAACTCCAATGAACTTGAAGGCTCAATTCCAATCGAAATCGGAAATCTGACAAGCTTGAAATGGCTTATTCTCTATGACAATCAACTTAGTGGTGGCCTATCATACACCATAGGCAAGTTAAAGAATCTTCAAGTTATTAGAGCAGGTGGCAACAAGAATCTTGAAGGTCCATTGCCTCAAGAAATTGGCAACTGCAGCAACTTGGTCCTGCTAGGCCTTGCAGAGACAAGCATATCAGGTTTTCTTCCCCCAAGTCTGGGATTCTTAAAGAAACTCCAAACAATTGCCATCTACACTTCCCTCCTTTCTGGCCAAATCCCTCCAGAGCTAGGCTACTGCACCCAACTGGAAAACATCTATCTTTACGAGAACTCTCTCACCGGGGCCATTCCTAACACATTAGGCAATCTCCCAAATCTGAAAAATCTATTGCTTTGGCAGAACAACCTTGTTGGCATTATTCCTCCAGAGCTGGGAAACTGCAATCAAATGCTGGTCATCGACATATCAATGAATTCGCTCACCGGAGCTATACCCCAGTCATTTGGCAATTTAACTCAGCTCCAAGAACTTCAACTAAGTGTCAATCAAATCTCCGGTGAAATCCCTAGTCAACTGGGAAACTGCCAGAAGATCACTCACATAGAGCTCGACAATAATCAAATCACCGGTGCAATTCCTCCTGAATTGGGCAACTTATCAAATCTAACACTGCTGTTCCTGTGGCAGAACAAACTTGAAGGCAATATACCAACTTCCATTTCTAACTGTCACAATTTGGAGGCTATCGATTTGTCTCAAAACGGCCTCATGGGCCCCATTCCCAAGGGAATATTTCAGCTCAAGCAACTCAACAAACTGTTGCTCCTCTCCAACAATCTCTCCGGCGAGATTCCGCCCGAGATAGGGAATTGCTCTTCTCTCATTCGATTTCGGGCCAACAACAATAAGCTCACTGGATCAATTCCACCGGAGATTGGAAACTTGAGGAACTTGAACTTTTTGGATCTCGGATCTAATCATCTCACAGGAGTTATACCAGAGGAATTCTCCGGTTGTCAGAATCTCACGTTCTTGGATCTGCATTCCAATTCTATTTCTGGTAACTTGCCACAAAGCTTAAGCCAACTTGTTTCACTGCAATTAGTTGATTTTTCTGATAACTTGATCGAGGGCACCTTAAGTCCAAGCCTCGGTTCGCTGCGTTCGCTCACCAAACTCGTTCTAGCAGAGAATCGGTTCTCAGGATCAATTCCGAATCAACTTGGTTCCTGCTCCAAGCTACAGTTATTGGACCTGAGCAGCAACCGGCTATCAGGGAATATTCCGTCGAGCGTTGCAAAGATTCCATCGCTGGAAATCACATTGAATTTGAGCTGTAATCAACTTACTGGTGAGATTCCGGAAGAGTTCACAGAGCTAGACAAGCTTGGGATACTGGATCTCTCTTACAACCAGCTCTCTGGCGATTTGAGGTATCTCGCGAACCTGCAAAATCTCGTCGTCCTCAATGTCTCGCACAATAATTTATCGGGGCGCATACCGGACACACCATTCTTCTCGAAACTCCCGCTAAGCGTCCTTTCCGGCAACCCCGAGTTATGCTTCTCCGGGAATCAGTGCTCCAATGCCAATGGCAAGCGCACCAAACACGCGACGGCGGCGCGTGTGGCTATGGTGGTGCTACTGTGCACCGCATGTGCACTCCTTCTGGCGGCGCTCTATATTATTATTGGGGGCAAAAGAAGACGTCACGGGTCCCATGATTGCAATATGGACGGCGACACTGACATTGAGATGGGCCCACCGTGGGAGGTGACTGTATACCAGAAACTCGACTTGTCAATTGAAGACGTTGCACGATCCTTGAGTGCCGGAAACGTCGTAGGACGCGGGCGATCAGGAGTCGTTTATAAGGTGACCCTCCCGTCCGGTACAACAGTAGCCGTTAAAAGATTCAAGTCATCGGAGAAAATCGCGGCAGCATCATTTTCATCCGAGATTGCAACGTTAGCGAGAATTCGGCACCGAAATATCGTGCGACTACTGGGGTGGGGAGCTAATCGGAAAACAAAACTACTGTTTTATGATTACTTGAGTAATGGCACAGTAGGAGAATTATTGCATGAAGGGAGTGTTGGATTAATAGAGTGGGAGACGAGGTTCAAGATAGCGTTAGGCGTGGCGGAGGGATTAGCATATTTACATCACGACTGTGTACCGGCGATTTTGCACCGGGATGTAAAAGCGCAAAATATCTTACTTGGGGACCGATACGAGGCATGTTTAGCAGATTTCGGGTTGGCAAGGCTGGTTGAAGACGAGCAGGGATCATTCTCAGCGAACCCACAATTTGCAGGGTCCTACGGTTACATGGCCCCGG AATATGCTTGCATGATGAAGATAACAGAGAAGAGCGATGTTTATAGCTTCGGAGTAGTGCTTTTGGAGATAATAACAGGAAAAAAGCCGGTGGATCCATCATTCCCTGAGGGCCAACATGTGATCCAATGGGTAAGAGAACATCTGAAGAGTAAGAAGGACCCAGTGGAGATTCTTGATCAAAAACTACAAGGTCACCAGGATACTCAAATACAAGAAATGCTTCAAGCACTGGGAATCTCTCTCCTTTGCACGAGTAATCGCGCAGATGATCGCCCGACAATGAAAGATGTGGCAGCATTATTAAGAGAAATTCGACACGAGCCTGCAGGAGGGAGCGAGGCCCACAAGCCCACCACCAATAAATCCACAAAGGCCACAGAAACAACCCCGTCGTATTCATCGTCCTCGGTGACTCCAGCTCAGCTGTTGATGCTTCAAAGCTCTTCTCATTGTTCACTTGCTTACTCATCTCCTTCGGCTAGTTATTCTTCCCAAAATCAATAG
- the LOC110616520 gene encoding kinetochore protein SPC25 homolog — MESLRLICDREIPLALQKVHSFAASFSHSLDSTTSTVEETLQYQGKLGKMKSSLREAEDDFVKVLSVKTRKEAKQLAIRDSISATRARIEELKRTLQVQKARRDEYAAIMSQQSFEKGNRDIEHKGVIQEAILWYNRVLGFHIEGGRGVKFTFNYINMSNPYEEYSFTIRHEEDTYSLLACKPHLNDTKDLIRELNRTNGLFKFVRIMREKFQEVTSLGRNFPQSPTLHQESAAVSMSAPVTSVSTDTSDSSLKENEYPHEVNRQSKKVNLGRGTKPSILSPASVRRSPRFVKRKE; from the exons ATGGAGTCTTTGCGACTGATCTGCGACAGAGAGATCCCCCTTGCACTGCAAAAAGTCCACTCCTTTGCGGCGTCGTTTTCTCATTCTCTGGATTCGACCACTTCTACAGTAGAAGAAACCCTCCAATATCAAG GGAAATTAGGGAAGATGAAATCTAGCTTACGGGAAGCTGAGGATGACTTTGTTAAAGTGCTATCAG TGAAGACACGTAAGGAGGCTAAGCAGTTGGCCATAAGGGACTCCATTTCTGCTACAAGAGCTAGAATAGAAGAACTTAAAAGAACCTTGCAGGTTCAGAAGGCTAGAAGGGATGAGTATGCAGCAATTATGTCTCAACAATCTTTCG AAAAGGGAAATCGAGATATTGAACATAAAGGAGTAATTCAAGAGGCGATATTATGGTATAATAGGGTTCTTGGTTTCCATATTGAAGGAGGAAGAG GGGTGAAATTTACATTCAACTACATCAACATGAGCAATCCATATGAGGAGTACAGTTTCACCATTCGCCATGAAGAGGATACGTATTCTT TGTTGGCTTGTAAACCCCACTTGAATGACACCAAAGATTTGATTCGTGAGTTGAATAGAACCAATGGTTTATTCAAATTTGTCAGAATAATGAGAGAGAAGTTTCAAGAAGTTACATCACTTG GAAGAAATTTTCCTCAATCCCCAACTCTTCATCAAGAGTCTGCAGCAGTATCTATGTCTGCTCCAGTTACATCAGTTTCAACAGACACAAGTGACTCTtctttgaaagaaaatgagtatCCACATGAAGTAAACAGACAGTCAAAGAAAGTTAATCTTGGAAGAGGGACTAAACCATCAATTTTATCACCTGCATCAGTTCGCCGATCCCCTCGTTTTGTTAAG CGCAAGGAATGA
- the LOC110616519 gene encoding short-chain dehydrogenase TIC 32 B, chloroplastic yields the protein MKETVRYLAGIAGPSGYGSKSTAEQVTEDCACLFPLHLTAIITGATSGIGVETARVLAKRGVRVVIPARDLKKAAEVKKVIQKETPKAEIIIFETDLSCFASVKKFSSDFLALGLPLNILINNAGVFSQNLEFSEDKIEMTFATNCLGHFLLTELVLEKMIETAAEIGIQGRIINLSSVIHSWVKRDSFCFNQMINPNPKNYNGTRAYAQSKLANILHAKEMARQLKARNARVTINAVHPGIVKTGIIRAHKSFITDSLYFIASKLLKSTSQGASTTCYVALSPQTEGVSGKYFADCNESSCSALACDESEAHELLRQTTPLIYRSLYQQPLA from the exons ATGAAAGAAACAGTGAGGTACTTGGCAGGCATTGCAGGCCCAAGTGGTTATGGCTCAAAGTCAACAGCTGAGCAAGTGACTGAAGATTGTGCCTGCTTATTTCCTCTCCATTTAACTGCTATCATCACTG GGGCAACCTCAGGAATTGGAGTTGAAACAGCAAGAGTATTGGCTAAGAGAGGTGTAAGAGTAGTGATTCCTGCAAGAGACTTGAAAAAGGCAGCTGAAGTAAAGAAGGTTATACAAAAGGAGACTCCAAAAgcagagataataatatttgagACTGATTTAAGTTGCTTTGCTTCTGTCAAGAAATTTTCTTCTGATTTTCTTGCTTTAGGATTACCTCTTAATATTCTCAT AAATAATGCTGGGGTATTTTCTCAGAATTTGGAATTCTCTGAAGACAAAATTGAGATGACATTTGCTACAAACTGCTTAG GACATTTTTTGTTGACAGAATTGGTATTAGAGAAAATGATAGAAACAGCAGCGGAGATAGGCATCCAAGGGAGAATAATAAATCTTTCTTCTGTAATTCATAGTTGGGTAAAGAGAGATTCTTTTTGCTTCAATCAAATGATAAACCCAAACCCAAAGAA TTACAATGGCACACGTGCATATGCTCAATCAAAATTGGCAAATATATTACATGCCAAGGAAATGGCTAGACAGTTGAAG GCAAGGAATGCAAGAGTGACAATCAATGCAGTGCATCCAGGCATTGTCAAAACAGGAATAATTAGAGCTCACAAGAGTTTTATCACAG ATTCCCTGTACTTCATTGCATCCAAGTTACTAAAATCAACATCTCAG GGTGCATCAACCACATGTTATGTTGCATTGAGTCCGCAGACAGAAGGTGTCAGTGGCAAATACTTTGCAGACTGTAATGAGAGCAGCTGCTCAGCTCTGGCCTGTGATGAATCTGAGGCACACGAACTCTTGAGGCAGACCACACCACTCATCTACAGAAGCCTCTACCAGCAACCACTAGCTTGA